In Merismopedia glauca CCAP 1448/3, the following proteins share a genomic window:
- a CDS encoding alpha-E domain-containing protein, with product MLSRVANSIYWLNRYVERAENVARFIDVNLNLLLDSPTGIIQQWEPLVHTTGDIELFRERYGTATPENAIQFLAFDKTYPNSIISCLSAARENARSIREVISSEMWQRLNTFYFLVKDAAQSPPLSALSEFFAEVKMSSHLFSGVTDATMTHNEGWHFGQIGRFLERADKTARILDVKYYILLPSVKDIGTTLDEIQWMALLKSASAYEMYRKWGQHRIKPIAVTEFLILNREFPRSIQFCLLQAERSLHQITGTPVGTWNQSVERAVGKIRSELEYLTIEEIVKMGLHEFLDGLQSQINNVGAGIYQAFFALNAIDSFSPSQTQTQSNVMIRW from the coding sequence ATGCTCAGTCGCGTTGCTAATTCTATTTATTGGCTAAACCGTTATGTAGAAAGAGCAGAAAATGTTGCTCGCTTTATCGATGTTAATCTTAACCTCTTGTTAGATTCTCCCACTGGCATAATTCAACAATGGGAGCCATTAGTCCATACTACGGGAGATATAGAACTATTTCGCGAACGGTATGGAACCGCAACCCCAGAAAATGCCATTCAGTTTCTGGCGTTTGATAAAACTTACCCAAATTCAATTATTTCTTGCTTGTCTGCTGCTAGAGAAAATGCCCGTTCGATTAGAGAAGTAATTTCGTCAGAAATGTGGCAAAGGCTGAATACCTTCTATTTTCTAGTCAAAGATGCGGCTCAGTCACCACCGCTATCTGCTTTATCTGAGTTTTTTGCAGAAGTAAAGATGTCAAGTCACCTCTTTTCTGGAGTGACTGACGCGACTATGACTCATAATGAAGGGTGGCACTTTGGACAAATTGGTAGATTTTTAGAGAGAGCAGATAAAACCGCTCGCATCTTGGATGTAAAATATTATATTCTTCTGCCTTCAGTCAAAGATATTGGCACTACTTTAGATGAAATTCAGTGGATGGCTTTGCTCAAATCAGCTAGTGCTTACGAAATGTATCGAAAATGGGGTCAACATCGGATTAAGCCGATCGCAGTCACCGAATTTTTGATTCTAAATCGTGAATTCCCCCGTTCTATCCAGTTTTGCTTATTACAAGCCGAGCGATCGCTGCACCAAATAACTGGTACTCCAGTGGGAACTTGGAATCAGAGTGTCGAAAGGGCTGTGGGGAAAATTCGCTCAGAATTAGAGTATTTAACCATTGAAGAAATTGTCAAAATGGGTTTACACGAGTTTCTTGATGGACTGCAAAGTCAGATTAATAATGTGGGAGCAGGTATTTATCAAGCTTTCTTTGCTTTAAATGCGATAGATTCCTTTTCGCCATCACAAACTCAAACCCAAAGCAACGTTATGATTCGCTGGTAA
- a CDS encoding transglutaminase family protein → MQYQISHSTTYDFSQPVTLKPHIIRLQPRSDSWQTVASFQIGIIPQPANVSRSIDLDGNNTIKIWFDPDRTTKQLSIQIQSQVETHCTNPFDYLLEDWATFLPIDYPSSLQSQLYPYLAGKWGRWGLDSLAIDLGEEIAEKTSNNVFDFLIELNQRIYDRCDKIIRETGEPLPPKMTWEQQAGSCRDLAILFMEICRSVGLATRFVSGYHEGDISNPHADLHAWVEVYLPGAGWRGYDPLYGLAVSDRHVALAASAIPKATAPVEGKTSVNGGNSHLSYQVSVCRVGGG, encoded by the coding sequence GTGCAATATCAAATCAGCCATTCGACTACATACGATTTTAGCCAACCCGTCACCCTAAAGCCTCATATTATTAGATTACAACCGCGATCTGATAGTTGGCAAACAGTGGCAAGTTTTCAAATCGGGATTATTCCCCAACCAGCTAACGTGTCTCGCAGCATCGATTTAGATGGCAATAACACGATCAAAATTTGGTTCGATCCAGATCGAACGACTAAACAACTATCGATCCAAATCCAGTCACAGGTTGAAACTCATTGTACTAATCCCTTTGACTATCTTTTAGAAGATTGGGCTACCTTTTTACCAATAGACTATCCCAGTTCGCTCCAATCCCAACTCTATCCCTATTTGGCAGGTAAATGGGGTAGATGGGGACTAGATTCTTTAGCGATAGATTTGGGGGAGGAAATTGCGGAAAAGACGAGTAATAATGTGTTCGATTTTTTAATAGAACTGAACCAGCGTATTTACGATCGCTGTGACAAGATTATTCGCGAAACAGGGGAACCGTTACCCCCGAAAATGACTTGGGAACAACAAGCGGGGTCTTGTCGAGATTTAGCGATATTATTTATGGAAATATGCCGGAGCGTGGGATTAGCGACTAGGTTTGTCAGTGGCTACCACGAAGGAGATATTAGTAACCCCCACGCCGATCTGCACGCTTGGGTAGAAGTATATTTACCAGGGGCTGGGTGGCGCGGTTACGATCCTTTATATGGATTAGCTGTGAGCGATCGCCATGTGGCTTTAGCAGCTAGTGCGATTCCTAAAGCTACAGCCCCTGTGGAAGGTAAAACTAGTGTTAATGGGGGAAATTCGCATCTTTCCTACCAAGTTTCTGTCTGTCGGGTTGGGGGTGGTTGA
- the thyD gene encoding thylakoid membrane protein ThyD produces MKVAITGATGFVGKRLVERLQAENHEVLILTRHVETAKKIFPQAEAIAYNPTESGDWQQAISSCDAVVNLAGEPLAEGRWSPKKKQDILDSRKLGTQKIVEAIAQANPRPQVLINPSAIGYYGTSETATFTETSPSGSDFLAQVCQNWESEAEKVKNAGTRLVILRFGIVLGQGGALGKMLAPFQMFAGGPIGSGRQWVSWIHIDDLVNLILYCLQHPEISGVFNATSPNPVRMAEFCQILGATINRPSWLPVPNIALELLLGEGAMVVLEGQKVIPNGTISTGFNYTYSQLKPAMENVINHQ; encoded by the coding sequence ATGAAAGTAGCTATTACTGGAGCCACTGGTTTTGTTGGTAAACGTCTCGTTGAACGCTTACAAGCTGAAAACCATGAAGTATTGATATTAACCCGCCACGTTGAGACAGCCAAGAAAATTTTTCCTCAAGCAGAAGCGATCGCCTATAATCCAACTGAGTCTGGCGATTGGCAACAAGCTATTTCCAGTTGCGATGCAGTAGTTAATTTGGCTGGAGAACCTTTGGCTGAGGGACGTTGGAGTCCTAAGAAAAAGCAAGATATTCTCGATAGTCGGAAGTTAGGAACTCAAAAAATTGTAGAAGCTATAGCTCAAGCCAATCCTAGACCGCAAGTGCTAATTAATCCTTCAGCGATTGGCTATTATGGGACTAGCGAAACAGCTACTTTTACAGAAACTAGTCCTTCTGGTAGCGATTTTTTGGCTCAAGTTTGTCAAAACTGGGAATCTGAAGCTGAAAAAGTCAAAAATGCAGGTACTAGACTAGTTATCTTGCGTTTTGGGATCGTTTTAGGTCAAGGTGGAGCTTTAGGCAAGATGCTAGCACCTTTCCAGATGTTTGCAGGTGGTCCGATAGGTAGTGGTCGTCAGTGGGTATCTTGGATTCATATCGACGATTTAGTGAATTTAATCCTCTACTGTCTCCAGCACCCTGAAATTTCAGGGGTTTTTAACGCCACATCTCCTAACCCAGTCCGCATGGCAGAATTTTGTCAAATTCTGGGTGCAACGATTAACCGTCCCTCTTGGTTACCAGTCCCGAATATTGCCTTAGAACTATTATTAGGTGAAGGAGCAATGGTAGTTTTAGAAGGTCAAAAAGTTATCCCCAACGGCACAATATCTACAGGATTTAATTACACTTATTCACAGTTAAAACCAGCGATGGAAAATGTGATTAATCATCAGTAA
- a CDS encoding response regulator transcription factor, producing the protein MSARLLLVDDEPGLREAVQAYLEDSGFTVDVASNARDAWEILQQRSPELVISDLMMPQVDGYQFLKQMREDPRFKALPVIFLTARGMKSDRIQGYQAGCDAYIPKPFEPDELVAIVENLLQRRSASASGDGTTTDFEGLARQIDEIRRILQSGSSIVTTPSAIKIDLTPREQSVLDLVAKGLMNKEIAKQLSTSVRNIEKYVSRLFSKTGTNSRTELVRFALEHGLTK; encoded by the coding sequence ATGTCAGCGCGACTTTTACTCGTCGATGATGAGCCAGGATTGCGAGAAGCAGTACAAGCTTACTTGGAAGATAGTGGTTTTACTGTTGACGTAGCCAGTAATGCGCGGGATGCATGGGAGATACTGCAACAACGCTCTCCAGAACTGGTTATCTCCGATCTAATGATGCCCCAAGTAGATGGGTATCAATTTTTAAAGCAAATGCGCGAAGATCCCCGATTCAAGGCGTTACCTGTCATTTTTTTGACAGCTAGGGGTATGAAAAGCGATCGCATACAAGGTTATCAAGCTGGGTGTGATGCTTACATTCCCAAACCTTTTGAACCAGATGAACTAGTAGCCATAGTCGAAAACTTACTGCAACGCCGCAGCGCTTCTGCGAGTGGTGATGGAACCACCACTGATTTTGAAGGTCTTGCCCGTCAAATCGATGAAATTAGAAGAATATTGCAAAGTGGTAGCAGTATAGTTACTACCCCTTCTGCCATTAAAATTGACCTGACTCCCCGCGAACAGAGTGTTTTAGACTTGGTAGCTAAGGGATTAATGAACAAAGAAATTGCCAAGCAACTTAGTACCAGCGTTCGCAATATTGAAAAGTACGTCAGTCGCTTATTTAGTAAAACTGGAACTAATAGTCGGACTGAATTAGTCCGGTTTGCTTTGGAACATGGCTTAACCAAATAG
- a CDS encoding DUF1611 domain-containing protein translates to MAIVKETALVYCENQFGLVDGKTAAGLVRHSEIYNIVGVIDSSLAGKDAGEELGDKKSDIPIFANLHEALSQLSAVPNCYIYGKAPLEASISIDERSLILEAMAKGMDIINGLHQFFSEDPEFVHMAVQCGIQIKDIRKPPQLEDLHIFSGQISRVNVPVIAFLGTDCACGKRTTAVELNKALNSLGIKSIMIATGQTSLMQGARYGVSMDALVSQFAIGEIENAVIQAFDNEHPDIILVEGQSAVSHPAFMSSVAILKGCMPDGVILQHPPAREFRCDFPNLAMPTVESEIQLIEAISQSQVIAIALSHENLTPAEIPQIIKDYENRLRLPTTDVLNYGCQKLVQTLCHYFPKLNQKIKREGLDTIPLLAMR, encoded by the coding sequence ATGGCGATCGTTAAAGAAACCGCTTTAGTTTACTGTGAAAATCAATTTGGCTTAGTGGATGGAAAAACTGCCGCCGGGTTGGTTCGGCACTCTGAAATCTATAACATTGTTGGGGTTATTGATAGCTCGTTAGCTGGTAAGGATGCAGGCGAAGAATTAGGGGACAAAAAAAGCGATATTCCCATTTTTGCCAATTTGCATGAAGCTTTGAGTCAACTTTCAGCAGTTCCCAACTGTTACATTTATGGAAAAGCTCCCTTAGAGGCTTCTATATCCATAGATGAAAGATCTCTAATCTTAGAAGCTATGGCAAAAGGCATGGATATTATTAACGGTCTTCATCAATTTTTTTCCGAAGATCCAGAGTTTGTCCACATGGCTGTGCAATGCGGTATTCAAATTAAAGACATCCGAAAGCCTCCCCAATTAGAAGATTTGCATATCTTTAGTGGTCAAATCTCTAGAGTAAATGTGCCTGTGATTGCCTTTCTCGGTACAGATTGTGCTTGCGGTAAAAGGACTACCGCAGTGGAACTAAACAAAGCCTTAAATAGCCTGGGAATCAAATCGATAATGATTGCCACAGGACAAACTAGCTTAATGCAAGGGGCAAGGTATGGCGTATCAATGGATGCTCTAGTTTCCCAATTTGCGATCGGTGAAATAGAAAATGCGGTTATTCAGGCTTTCGATAACGAACATCCCGACATCATTTTAGTCGAAGGACAAAGCGCAGTCAGTCATCCTGCCTTTATGAGTTCTGTTGCTATTTTAAAGGGATGTATGCCCGATGGCGTTATTCTTCAACATCCGCCTGCCAGAGAATTCCGGTGTGATTTTCCTAATTTGGCTATGCCTACTGTTGAAAGTGAAATTCAACTGATTGAGGCAATCTCCCAATCTCAGGTGATTGCGATCGCCTTAAGCCACGAAAATCTGACACCAGCAGAAATTCCCCAAATTATCAAAGATTATGAAAATCGTTTGCGCTTGCCAACTACGGATGTATTGAACTATGGGTGTCAAAAACTGGTTCAAACCTTATGCCATTATTTTCCCAAGCTGAACCAAAAAATTAAACGAGAAGGTTTAGACAC
- a CDS encoding ATP-binding protein, whose amino-acid sequence MKLSNPIRGSKKIDPERDRNFGGLPLRLVLVLPFVLQIVSAVGLVGYLSFRNGQQAVNDLADRLMDKNSNLISEHLNNYLETPQKINQINLDAIDLNLLNLKDFKTAGHYFAKQIQAYSDISFIGYALTTGEYAGAGKYLAGQGITIDELSPATQWKTYTYATNSRGDRTKVAAVSDSYEPLEEAWYKDAVKIGKLRWTSVFNWEDNPDILAATINSPIYDKNHQLIGVIGIDLILGSISDFLQQLKISTTAKSFIIERDGLLIGSSSIEKPFTLVNGVAKRLNAINSSDSQIKETAKYLQQKFGGFPEIKEVQKLDFQLGETRQFVRVIPWKDNFGLDWLVVTTIPESDFMDQIHANSQTTILLCFLALLIATFLGLITSRWITQPISRLSQASAAIADGNLQQQVSFKVISELGTLANSFNQMAQQLQTSFASLDLTNEQLAKANQELANTNEELEIRVKERTTELQEAKNTAELANSAKSQFLANMSHELRTPLNAILGFSQLMNREASLTKQQQDNLSIINRSGEHLLSLINDILDLAKIESGNTALYPTDFDLYATLDLIAEMLSLKAESKGLKFTIQRSPDVPQYIKTDDKKLRQILLNLIGNAIKFTTYGSVTLRVRLGEKSEVSTSTSSVTSQKSEVRINQQEFTQIEFEVEDTGPGIAPEEIDTLFTAFIQTDIGKQLEEGTGLGLPISQKFVELMGGKINVTSVVGQGTVFEFDIQVESSKIAKIHPHKSTKRVIGLKPNQPEYRILVVDDRWENRQLLLKLLEPIGFQVKEASNGLEAVELWQNWEPHLIWMDMRMPVMNGYQATMEIKSHLKGQATVILALTASTLEQEKAVVLSAGCDDFVRKPFHEAEIFEKMAHYIGVHYIYQEIHWEESAESAKVEHLTAEALAMMPDEWLLQLSEAAALINNQLISQLLLQIPAEYQTLARAIQQQIDEFDFDRIMNLAQAAVNL is encoded by the coding sequence ATGAAATTGTCCAACCCAATTAGGGGGTCAAAAAAAATAGATCCAGAACGCGATCGAAACTTCGGCGGATTACCCCTACGCTTAGTTTTAGTATTGCCTTTTGTACTACAAATTGTTAGTGCTGTAGGATTGGTGGGTTATCTTTCTTTTAGAAATGGTCAGCAAGCTGTTAATGACCTGGCGGATCGGTTGATGGATAAAAATAGTAATTTAATATCTGAACACCTCAATAACTATTTAGAAACTCCTCAAAAAATCAATCAAATTAATCTCGATGCCATTGACCTGAACTTATTGAATTTAAAAGATTTCAAGACCGCAGGGCACTACTTTGCCAAACAAATACAAGCTTACTCAGATATATCTTTTATTGGTTATGCTTTGACAACAGGAGAATATGCTGGTGCTGGCAAATATTTAGCAGGACAGGGAATTACAATAGATGAACTTTCCCCAGCTACCCAGTGGAAAACCTATACCTATGCTACCAATAGTCGAGGCGATCGCACCAAAGTAGCAGCAGTTTCCGATAGCTACGAGCCTTTAGAAGAAGCTTGGTACAAAGATGCAGTCAAAATAGGCAAGCTAAGATGGACTTCTGTTTTCAACTGGGAAGATAATCCTGACATTTTGGCGGCTACAATTAATAGTCCAATCTATGACAAAAATCATCAGTTAATTGGTGTAATTGGAATCGATCTCATTTTAGGTAGTATTAGCGATTTCCTCCAACAATTAAAAATTAGCACAACAGCGAAGAGTTTTATTATTGAGCGGGATGGATTGCTAATCGGTAGTTCCAGTATAGAAAAACCTTTCACCCTAGTCAATGGTGTAGCCAAAAGACTTAATGCGATCAACAGTTCCGACTCTCAAATTAAAGAAACAGCCAAGTATTTACAACAAAAATTTGGTGGTTTTCCAGAGATTAAAGAGGTACAAAAATTAGATTTCCAATTAGGAGAAACCCGCCAATTCGTGCGCGTAATTCCCTGGAAAGATAACTTTGGTTTGGATTGGTTAGTAGTAACTACTATCCCTGAATCAGACTTCATGGATCAGATTCATGCCAACAGTCAGACGACGATCCTTTTATGTTTTTTAGCATTATTAATAGCCACCTTTCTCGGTCTAATTACTTCTCGTTGGATTACGCAACCAATTAGCAGATTGAGTCAAGCCTCAGCCGCGATCGCTGATGGTAATCTTCAGCAACAAGTAAGTTTTAAAGTAATTAGCGAACTGGGAACTTTAGCTAATTCTTTTAACCAAATGGCACAACAATTACAAACATCTTTTGCTAGTCTAGATCTAACTAATGAACAATTAGCCAAAGCTAATCAAGAACTAGCCAATACCAATGAAGAATTAGAAATAAGAGTAAAAGAAAGAACTACAGAACTACAAGAAGCCAAAAACACCGCAGAGTTAGCCAATAGTGCTAAAAGTCAATTCCTGGCTAATATGAGTCACGAACTGCGAACCCCCCTGAACGCTATCCTTGGTTTTAGTCAACTGATGAACCGCGAAGCATCTTTGACGAAGCAACAACAAGATAATCTCAGTATTATCAATCGTAGTGGTGAACACTTGCTATCATTGATTAATGACATTCTAGATTTAGCTAAAATCGAGTCAGGAAATACGGCTCTCTATCCCACAGATTTTGATTTATATGCGACCTTAGACTTAATTGCAGAAATGTTAAGTTTAAAAGCGGAATCTAAAGGATTAAAATTCACAATTCAGCGATCGCCAGATGTCCCTCAATATATTAAAACTGATGACAAAAAACTGCGTCAAATTCTGCTCAATTTAATAGGTAATGCCATCAAATTTACTACATATGGCAGTGTGACTTTACGAGTAAGATTAGGAGAGAAGTCAGAAGTCAGCACTTCGACAAGCTCAGTCACCAGTCAGAAGTCAGAAGTTAGGATAAATCAGCAAGAATTCACTCAAATTGAATTTGAAGTTGAAGATACAGGACCAGGTATTGCACCTGAAGAAATAGATACTTTATTTACAGCTTTTATTCAAACAGACATAGGCAAACAATTGGAAGAAGGAACGGGTTTAGGTTTGCCAATTAGTCAAAAGTTTGTTGAACTAATGGGAGGTAAAATTAATGTTACTTCTGTTGTAGGTCAAGGTACAGTCTTTGAATTTGATATCCAAGTCGAGTCTAGCAAAATCGCTAAGATTCACCCTCACAAATCCACTAAACGAGTCATTGGACTAAAACCTAATCAACCAGAATATCGCATTTTAGTAGTAGACGATCGCTGGGAAAATCGTCAACTATTGCTGAAATTACTCGAACCAATTGGCTTTCAAGTTAAAGAAGCCAGTAATGGACTAGAAGCTGTTGAACTTTGGCAAAATTGGGAACCTCATCTAATCTGGATGGATATGAGAATGCCTGTCATGAATGGCTATCAAGCTACTATGGAGATTAAATCACACCTTAAGGGTCAAGCTACAGTGATTCTGGCTTTAACTGCTAGTACTCTCGAACAAGAAAAAGCCGTCGTTCTCTCAGCAGGTTGTGACGATTTTGTCCGCAAGCCTTTTCATGAGGCAGAAATCTTTGAGAAAATGGCTCATTACATAGGTGTGCATTACATTTATCAAGAGATTCACTGGGAGGAAAGCGCTGAATCTGCCAAGGTTGAACACTTAACAGCCGAAGCTTTAGCTATGATGCCAGATGAATGGTTACTCCAACTGTCAGAAGCTGCCGCCTTAATCAATAATCAACTAATTTCTCAATTATTATTGCAAATACCCGCAGAATATCAAACTCTAGCCAGAGCCATCCAGCAACAAATAGATGAGTTTGATTTCGATCGCATTATGAATCTCGCTCAAGCAGCCGTCAATTTATGA